Proteins from a single region of Candidatus Eremiobacterota bacterium:
- a CDS encoding sensor domain-containing phosphodiesterase, whose product MQHEVDNVPATALEAVLAAASALLDPEKLASLAVDHVKQLLHLDGAALYWWDAHEEVLTALADNDPRVSIPIPVINPGQGITGKAFAEDQTLTTADEGIPDEGPVWMRELHIRAGAAVPVRVEGRPRGVLVARSYTERTFSEQDLETMRTAGEQIAPTLANMGLLARAQRERNVAHALAELMRAATLAEDVDALMKLIVRYATRLLGADDGCIETHHGAPRGASDGEPSLAGDGDGGETLCVPIETPKRAFGRLVLRFRTDVTITRPQEVIAATLAGFAASALDRAHVDAAVLRHEAFLRSVLKTAPVAFLAVDRHCRVTFREGIDLVRLGLDGTEVGDELPDRAGAVRALRETALRALAGEEVVEAISSDSVALEMRFAPFRDARGEIAGATGVAIDLSERRGLEAKLAFRATHDALTELPNRELFLDRLEQSLLTSRRTRDPLAVVVLDVEDFADVNATLGPRGADTALRELAARLAQRTQRIGATLARIDGDRFGWILPGAGEPETLAFIRRIATVADDPFRVDGHVVGLRVTLGIAHAAGALTEAAELTRHAIIAMQRARDEHAGFAVFDPAMDRDPDALAVVTELRDAVTRDALALRYQPVIALDVRRTVSAEALVRWVHPERGMLGPDSFVAVAERVGLIGRVTAWVLDTALRDLARWRAEGLRCNVAVNLSAWDVADPALPERFAALAGRHGIDPSEVQFEITESAVMSDRPLTLDVLRRLTETGATVALDDFGTGYSSFAYLQRLPITCIKIDRSFVRDLHDRIDSRVIVGALVHVGHDLGLHVVAEGVEDEQQLALLEMMGCPCAQGHLFARALTAEELLARLRAEAGLTVEESTA is encoded by the coding sequence ATGCAGCACGAGGTCGACAACGTACCGGCAACCGCCCTGGAGGCGGTGCTTGCCGCGGCCAGCGCGCTGCTCGATCCGGAAAAGCTCGCCAGCTTGGCCGTCGATCACGTCAAGCAGCTGCTGCACCTCGACGGCGCGGCGCTGTACTGGTGGGACGCGCACGAAGAAGTCCTCACCGCGCTCGCCGACAACGATCCGCGCGTGAGCATCCCGATCCCGGTGATCAACCCGGGCCAAGGGATCACCGGCAAGGCGTTCGCCGAGGACCAAACGCTCACGACGGCCGACGAGGGAATCCCCGACGAAGGACCGGTCTGGATGCGCGAGCTGCACATTCGGGCCGGCGCGGCCGTGCCGGTTCGGGTCGAGGGCCGGCCGCGCGGCGTGCTGGTCGCGCGCTCGTACACCGAGCGCACCTTCAGCGAGCAGGACCTGGAGACAATGCGGACCGCCGGCGAGCAGATCGCGCCGACGCTCGCGAACATGGGCTTGCTCGCGCGCGCGCAGCGCGAGCGAAACGTCGCGCACGCGCTGGCCGAGCTGATGCGCGCGGCGACCCTCGCCGAAGACGTCGATGCGCTGATGAAGCTGATCGTGCGCTACGCGACGCGGCTGCTCGGCGCGGACGACGGCTGCATCGAGACCCACCACGGCGCACCGCGCGGCGCGAGCGACGGCGAACCCTCGCTCGCCGGCGACGGGGACGGCGGTGAGACGCTGTGCGTGCCGATCGAGACGCCGAAGCGCGCTTTCGGCCGGCTGGTGCTGCGCTTCCGCACCGACGTGACGATTACGCGCCCGCAAGAAGTCATCGCTGCGACCCTGGCCGGGTTCGCCGCCAGCGCGCTCGATCGCGCGCACGTCGACGCCGCGGTGCTGCGCCATGAAGCGTTCCTGCGCTCGGTGCTCAAGACGGCACCGGTCGCGTTTCTGGCCGTCGACCGGCACTGCCGCGTGACGTTCCGCGAAGGGATCGATCTCGTGCGCCTCGGGCTTGACGGCACCGAGGTCGGCGACGAGCTCCCGGACCGCGCGGGCGCCGTGCGCGCGCTGCGCGAGACCGCGCTGCGCGCGCTGGCGGGCGAGGAGGTCGTCGAGGCGATCTCGAGCGACAGCGTCGCGCTCGAGATGCGGTTCGCGCCGTTTCGCGACGCGCGCGGCGAGATCGCCGGTGCGACGGGCGTCGCGATCGACCTCTCCGAGCGGCGCGGCCTCGAAGCGAAATTGGCGTTCCGCGCCACGCACGACGCGCTCACCGAGCTGCCGAACCGCGAGCTGTTCCTCGACCGCCTCGAGCAGTCGCTGCTCACCTCGCGCCGCACGCGCGATCCGCTGGCCGTCGTGGTGCTCGACGTCGAAGATTTCGCGGACGTCAACGCGACGCTCGGCCCGCGCGGCGCCGACACCGCGCTGCGCGAGCTCGCCGCGCGCTTGGCGCAGCGCACGCAGCGCATCGGCGCGACGCTCGCGCGCATCGACGGCGACCGCTTCGGCTGGATCCTGCCGGGCGCCGGCGAGCCCGAGACGCTGGCCTTCATCCGCCGCATCGCGACGGTCGCGGACGATCCGTTCCGCGTCGACGGCCACGTCGTCGGCCTGCGCGTGACGCTGGGGATCGCGCACGCCGCCGGCGCGCTGACCGAGGCCGCGGAGCTGACGCGCCACGCGATCATCGCGATGCAGCGCGCGCGCGACGAGCACGCCGGGTTCGCCGTGTTCGATCCGGCGATGGACCGCGATCCCGACGCGCTGGCGGTGGTGACCGAGCTGCGCGACGCGGTCACGCGCGACGCGCTCGCGCTGCGCTACCAGCCGGTGATCGCGCTCGACGTGCGCCGCACGGTGTCGGCCGAGGCGCTCGTGCGCTGGGTGCATCCCGAGCGTGGCATGCTCGGGCCCGACTCGTTCGTCGCGGTCGCCGAGCGCGTCGGCTTGATCGGCCGCGTCACCGCCTGGGTGCTCGACACGGCGCTACGCGACCTCGCCCGCTGGCGCGCCGAAGGGCTGCGCTGCAACGTCGCGGTGAACCTCTCGGCGTGGGACGTCGCCGATCCAGCGCTCCCCGAGCGCTTCGCGGCGCTCGCCGGCCGCCACGGCATCGACCCCTCGGAAGTGCAGTTCGAGATCACCGAGAGCGCCGTAATGTCGGATCGCCCACTCACGCTCGACGTCCTGCGGCGGCTCACGGAAACCGGCGCGACGGTCGCGCTCGACGACTTCGGCACCGGCTACTCCTCGTTCGCGTACTTGCAGCGCTTGCCGATCACGTGCATCAAGATCGACCGCTCGTTCGTGCGCGATCTGCACGATCGAATCGACAGCCGGGTGATCGTCGGCGCGCTGGTGCACGTCGGCCACGACCTCGGCCTGCACGTTGTCGCCGAAGGCGTCGAGGACGAACAGCAGCTCGCGCTGTTAGAGATGATGGGCTGTCCCTGCGCGCAAGGCCATTTGTTCGCGCGCGCGCTGACCGCCGAGGAGTTGTTGGCGCGCCTGCGCGCGGAGGCGGGTCTGACCGTGGAAGAGTCAACCGCCTGA
- a CDS encoding alpha/beta hydrolase, with protein MTQNDTPPQVDPQARAFLDYIAALNRPPLETMPLDEVRALFEEAFTRLGGPPLPVGRVAEVTAPGPRGAIPIRVYTPEGAAEPRPMLVYFHGGGWVCGSRDSYDSVCRLLTRESGCTIASVDYRLAPEHPAPEPFEDCYAALEWLAAHAGELGADASRLAIGGDSAGGGLAAGVALKARDANGPRIAHQLLVYPAVGGGVTQSESYRLYSDGYFLTAERIAFYDRCHMPRPELADVPYVFADRAETLRGLPPATLIFAECDPIRDEGLKYAERLRADGVPADVRVYPGMIHAFFSFIGIFDQGREAVTYAGRTVGKALGAHVA; from the coding sequence ATGACGCAGAACGACACGCCGCCGCAAGTCGACCCGCAGGCGCGCGCGTTTCTCGACTACATCGCGGCGCTGAACCGTCCGCCGCTGGAGACGATGCCGCTCGACGAGGTGCGCGCGCTGTTCGAAGAGGCGTTCACGCGCCTCGGCGGTCCGCCGCTTCCGGTCGGCCGCGTCGCGGAGGTGACGGCGCCGGGACCGCGAGGTGCGATTCCGATTCGCGTCTACACGCCGGAAGGTGCGGCCGAGCCCCGCCCGATGCTGGTGTATTTTCACGGCGGCGGCTGGGTGTGCGGCAGCCGCGACAGCTACGACTCGGTGTGCCGGCTGCTGACGCGCGAGAGCGGCTGCACCATCGCTTCCGTCGACTATCGCCTGGCCCCGGAGCACCCGGCGCCTGAGCCGTTCGAAGACTGCTACGCGGCGCTCGAATGGCTCGCCGCGCATGCCGGCGAGCTCGGCGCCGACGCGAGCCGGCTCGCGATCGGCGGCGACAGCGCGGGCGGCGGGCTCGCCGCCGGCGTCGCATTGAAAGCGCGCGACGCGAACGGTCCGAGGATCGCGCACCAGCTGCTGGTGTATCCGGCCGTCGGCGGCGGCGTGACGCAAAGCGAATCATATCGGCTCTACAGCGACGGCTATTTCCTTACGGCCGAGCGCATTGCGTTCTACGACCGCTGTCACATGCCGCGTCCGGAGCTGGCGGACGTGCCGTACGTTTTCGCTGATCGCGCGGAAACGTTGCGCGGCCTGCCGCCGGCGACGCTGATCTTCGCCGAGTGCGATCCGATCCGCGACGAAGGCCTGAAGTACGCCGAACGGCTGCGCGCCGACGGCGTCCCGGCCGACGTGCGCGTTTACCCCGGAATGATCCACGCGTTCTTCTCGTTCATCGGCATCTTCGACCAAGGCCGCGAAGCCGTAACCTACGCCGGGCGGACGGTCGGGAAAGCACTCGGCGCTCACGTCGCGTGA